The Halodesulfovibrio sp. genome includes the window AGCTGATCTCTAAATCAATCCGATTCGCTATTTAATTGTCAAAGAGTTTCAAAGCGACGACAAAAGACCAGTTGTCTTCCGAAGTGCGAAAAGCGTTTTGCCTTATCCCGCTTCAGGAGTCAACCTCTTTTTTAACTTTTTTTTAAAGAAGTTGTCTTTCGTTTTGCATCGTTACTTGAAAATGAACAAGCTGCTCGGTGTCGCCCTGTCTGGGCTGCTCCGTTGCAGCGAGAGACGTTCTATGCAAACGGCACCTTCCCGTCAACAACTTTTTTACTTTTTTTTGATTCTTTTTCAAAAAACCCACAGCCACTTACACCCCATTTCCCCCAAAGCCCTTGTCGCAGAACAGTTTCTGGCAAAAAGATATGTCTTCAATGGCGCTGCCGCAGGCTTTCAGGTGTCTCCGACGGCGCTGCCGCGGGCTTCAAGAACCTTTCTCGAAGAAAGGTTCTTAAAAATCTCCAAAGACTTTTACTCGCGAGGTCAGCACGTTTTTTACACCACCTCGCGGCTTACGCACCACTACCTTACTTAATTAAAGCGCTAAGCAAAAATCAAGCTCCCTCCAGTCAACGCTGAAACAAACTGTCGAAAAGAGGTAGCCCACTTAGTATCCCCCCTCAAAAAACATCCCCCTTAATCAGAATCAGGGAACACATGTTCATACAAAAGAAAGGGTGGAGTAAAAAACTCCACCCTTTCTTTATTCTTGTTCCATCCTTGAATAAGTCCTTTTGTTGTGAACTTATTCAACAGACTGACATAAAAAGAAATTTACCTAAACGGGGTCAAGGGGACGTGTCCCCTTGCGGGGGTGCAGGGGGCAGCGCCCGCCTGCCCGTCGGAGACACACCACCTTCGTTCACCTGCCCGTCGGAGACTCGCCGAAGGCTAAAAAAAAGAGCGAACCGCAATACGATTCGCTCTCTGCTACTATATATAGCTTCACCTAACCTTTGATGACACCGAAACCCGGAATATACAAATGTTGCTCAAACTTCTTCAGCAACCAGCCAGCGATGGTGACAAGAAACAAGTAGTATGCCCCGACAACCATAAAGGCTTCTGTAAAGCGGAAAGTGTGCGCTGCAATGCCGCGCGCTTCGCCTGTTAGTTCGATACATGTAATGATATACGCCAGCGATGAGTACTTGATGAGGTAGATTACCTCGTTACCACAACCTGGCAATGCCCTGCGGAACGCCTGCGGGACAACAATCCAAAGGACAGTCTGAATTTTACTCATACCTAGCGCAGCAGCTGCTTTGAGCTGTCCTTCGCGGATAGAAAGTAACGCACCGCGAATGTATTCAGAGTTATACGCGCCACTACAGAGAGTAAAACCGACAATGGCTGCTTGTTCCGGCTCCAAATAGATACCAAGCTTAGGCAGTCCATAATAAAGGATGAAAAGCTGTACCATGAGCGGAACACCGCGGAACAGCGCTGTATAAAAGTCCATCAACTTTTGCACAAGCCTGTTTCCGAAGACGCGACAGCAGCCAACCGCAATACCGAGAAGCTGCCCCATGATTGCGGACGGAACAATGAGCATTACGCTCATGAGCAGCCCCCTGTTTACAGCAGGAAGCAGTTGTTCTGTGTAAAATGGATCCACTAGTCAAGCTCCTCGCACATATCAGACAGCTTGTTACAGAAGTCAGCGGTACGTGTTCCTGAACCTTCTTTAAGAAGTGCTGTCGGAGAACCGTGTTCGATAATTTCGCCCTGCTGCATAAATACAATCTCATCCGCCAGTGCTCGCGCAAAATCCATCTGGTGGGTTGCCATAATCATGGTAAGCCCCTCTTTTGCAAGATCACGGATTACGGAAAGAACCTCACCCACTAATTCTGGATCAAGCGCAGAGGTCGGCTCATCAAGCAAAAGCACCTTTGGCTCCATGGCAAGCGCACGAGCAATTGCAACGCGCTGCTTCTGACCACCAGAAAGCTCAGCAGGATAAAGATCTCCTTTATCGGACAACCCTACCCGCTTAAGTTCTTTCTTCGCAATATCGGTTGCTTCCCGTTTGCTCATGCCTTTCACTTTACGGAGAGCAATGGAAACGTTGTCTACAGCGGTAAGGTGATCGAATAGGTTAAAGTCCTGAAAGATCATACCAACCTGCTGGCGGTATGCGTACAGCTCTTTTTTACTGCCGGTATCTACTACGTTACCTTCTAAAAGAATCTGTCCCTGCTCTGGAATAAGCAGGTAGTTAATACACTGCAAAAATGTAGATTTACCCGCACCGGACGGCCCGATGAGCACTTTGAGTTCCCCGCGGTTAATATCGAGAGAAACTGATCGTAAAATTTCTTTCCCGCTAAGTGTCTTGCAAATTCCCTGCATCTGCAAAATAGGGGTGTTGTTCTCACTTGGCATGTATATATCCCTTACGTGGTATAGCCCGGAATACGGACTTTCTTTTCGAGAGTGAGCAGCAGCTTTACGCCCACCAAGGTAATAATAAAGTAAATTGCACCGGCAGTCATAAACAGGGTGAGATGTTCATAGGTTCTGGACGCAACAAAATGTGTGCGTGTGAACATATCCATTGCACCCACAACATACGCCAGCGCAGAGTCTTTAAGGATAATAGAAAATTCGTTGGACCATCCGGGAATAGACAACCGCAACGCCTGTGGAAGAATGATATTACAGACACCCTGCATGTCTGACATTCCCAACGCACGGGACGCTTTAAGCTGTCCTTGCGGTAAGGCTTCTATAGAGCCTCGGAAAATTTGTGACTGGTAGGCAGCACTCGTCATCCCCAATACTATGGATGTAGCTGCAAGAGCAGATAGGTTTAGTCCTAACAAATCGAAAATGCCGAAGTAAAAAAGGAACATGAGTGTCAGAATTGGCACTCCCCGGAAAAACCAGACATAGAGCCCGAGAATGAAGCGAACAAATCGCGGTCCGTAGACCAAACCAACTGCCATAGGAATACCCATGACTAGACCGAGGCTCATTGCGCCCCCGACTATACCCAACGTCACGAGTGCACCTTGTAATATATATGGCAGTGCATCTAAAATTACTGCTAACTGTTCTAGCATATACTATCGGACAAACATTCCGTTCGTCCTTCCTCCTTCGATGTGCGGTAGCACGCAATAAAAAAGCTGAGAGCGTTTTAATGGAACACGCTCTCAGCTGAAACAGTATCTATATTAAGAGCCTACAAGCCAATTAGTGCTTGCCACCCTTCAGATGCTTTTCTTTGAGAACTTCCCAATAAGGATCAGCTTTCAGCATTTTGATACCTTTGTTGATCAATTCAAGAAGCTCTGGATTATCTTTATTGATAGCAACACCAAAGTCTTCATGATCGCCGAAAGTGTCAATAACAGCCAATGGCAGTCCACGACCAATTGCATCGTTAACAGGAGCAGCATCCATTGCTACAGCCTGAATACGACCATTCATAACATCCTGAAATGCAAGCGGAGCAGAGTCGTAGAACTTCAAAGTAAAGTTCCAGCCTTCTTTAGCCATGTGTTCTTTAAGCCATTCAACCTGCGGGGTGCCGGACTGCACACCGAGACGTACTTTATCGTGCTGTATTTTGTCTACAGTAAGACCGGAACCTTTTTTAGCAGCGTAGACATTTGCAACAGTGTAGTACGGCATGGAGAAATTCACTTTTGCAGCGCGTTCTGGAGTAATGGTCATGCCGGAGTAAACCATATCGATTTTATTTGAGAGCACGCTCTGTACGATAGTTGACCATTCCATAGGCTTATGAACAACCTGAAAACCGAGTTTTTTTGCAATCCAATTTAAAGAATCGACATCAAAACCGGCTGGTTCACCATTTTTGTCAACATACGCAAAAGGAGGGTAGTTTGCATCAATACCGTTAATATAGGTTTTTTCTGCAAATGCTCCTGTGCCGAACATTAAAACCAAACCAAGTGCTGCAATAAGCAGACGTGTTGTTCTAAGCATTTTGTTCTTCCTTCTAGCAAGATAGGTAGCAACATAAACAAACGGCATTTCCATACCATTTGCTTTCCCTAATAACCCACAACTATCTTGGCTAGCAGAAAGTAGCCCTAGTCGCAACTACCAAATTAGACAATTTTGCAAAATCAAGGCGTTGCGCATATTGAGATGCTTCAGAATGCCCCTTGTTACCCACAACCTCTTCTGACTTTTATAAAAATGACAACGATCACACGGTAGGCATAATGTATAACAGACTCTAAATCCCAGCCATGTCCCTTTTTTAAGCGGTTGCCCCAGTAGAGGCAACTCTTTTACAATGACCGCACTAGTATTTATTTTTAGTAGCATTCGCTGCATATAAAAAAGCCGCTGCATTCATAACACAGCGGCTTTTAGACCATCATCGTTTACTATATCAGGACTTTTTAAGTGCTTTCTTCAGTGTAAAGATAAATGCCGCACCCGTACCTTTTTCTTTGTCCACTGGTGATTCTACGCGAATATCACCACCGTATGATCGGATAATCCTGCGGCAAATTGCAAGCCCAAGTCCGGCACTACCGTCTTTTGCCACAGGCGATTCTT containing:
- a CDS encoding amino acid ABC transporter permease, which encodes MDPFYTEQLLPAVNRGLLMSVMLIVPSAIMGQLLGIAVGCCRVFGNRLVQKLMDFYTALFRGVPLMVQLFILYYGLPKLGIYLEPEQAAIVGFTLCSGAYNSEYIRGALLSIREGQLKAAAALGMSKIQTVLWIVVPQAFRRALPGCGNEVIYLIKYSSLAYIITCIELTGEARGIAAHTFRFTEAFMVVGAYYLFLVTIAGWLLKKFEQHLYIPGFGVIKG
- a CDS encoding amino acid ABC transporter ATP-binding protein, whose translation is MPSENNTPILQMQGICKTLSGKEILRSVSLDINRGELKVLIGPSGAGKSTFLQCINYLLIPEQGQILLEGNVVDTGSKKELYAYRQQVGMIFQDFNLFDHLTAVDNVSIALRKVKGMSKREATDIAKKELKRVGLSDKGDLYPAELSGGQKQRVAIARALAMEPKVLLLDEPTSALDPELVGEVLSVIRDLAKEGLTMIMATHQMDFARALADEIVFMQQGEIIEHGSPTALLKEGSGTRTADFCNKLSDMCEELD
- a CDS encoding amino acid ABC transporter permease: MLEQLAVILDALPYILQGALVTLGIVGGAMSLGLVMGIPMAVGLVYGPRFVRFILGLYVWFFRGVPILTLMFLFYFGIFDLLGLNLSALAATSIVLGMTSAAYQSQIFRGSIEALPQGQLKASRALGMSDMQGVCNIILPQALRLSIPGWSNEFSIILKDSALAYVVGAMDMFTRTHFVASRTYEHLTLFMTAGAIYFIITLVGVKLLLTLEKKVRIPGYTT
- a CDS encoding ABC transporter substrate-binding protein, giving the protein MLRTTRLLIAALGLVLMFGTGAFAEKTYINGIDANYPPFAYVDKNGEPAGFDVDSLNWIAKKLGFQVVHKPMEWSTIVQSVLSNKIDMVYSGMTITPERAAKVNFSMPYYTVANVYAAKKGSGLTVDKIQHDKVRLGVQSGTPQVEWLKEHMAKEGWNFTLKFYDSAPLAFQDVMNGRIQAVAMDAAPVNDAIGRGLPLAVIDTFGDHEDFGVAINKDNPELLELINKGIKMLKADPYWEVLKEKHLKGGKH